CAAAGACTTTTTATTTAAAAGCGTTGTCTTTGGCGGGTAATGCTGGGGCACAACTTAATAATTATGGTGCCTTTTTATGTCGACAGGGCGATTATAAACAGGCAGAGTTTTATTTTTTAAAAGCAGCTGCTGATTTACGCTATGTGCATACTGCAGGAGCTTATGAGAATGCTGGACTTTGTGCTTTATCTGTGGATCAGGTAGAACAAGCTAAGCCGTATTTTATAAAGGCATTAAATCAGGACCCGTCCAGAAAGGTTTCTTTTTACGAATTAGTTAAAATTGAAACTAAGAGTGGGCATAATGCTAGTGCATACGCATTAATACAAAACCATGCGGATTTAGTTTTAAATGATAGGACCTTGTTGTTTTTGGCCAAGGAAGTTGCAGAAAAGGCTGGCCAATATGATGTAGCTGCAATGTATAAACAAACTATTAAAAAAATGGATCCAAATCTCGATATAGGTGGAGCAAATAATGAGTACAATAACCACGCTTGATGATAATACAATCGTTCATGCGATTAATCCCGGAGCACAACTTGCGAGCATACGTGAGCAAAAAGGGTATACAGTAGATTATGTTGCTGATAAGTTGCATTTACGAAGCCGCATTATTGAACTAATAGAAAGTAATGAGTTTAGTTCATTACCTGGGGCAGTCTTTACTAAAGGCTATTTACGTGCCTATGCCAAACTATTAGATGTCTCTCCTGAGCCTTATCTTGCAGTGTTTAATGAGCGTTATGCTCCTGAGAAAAAAACTGATCGGGCTTTATGGCAACAAACGAAGCGTGAGCCTAATAAGGCAGAGCACTTAATTCGATGGGTAACAATTTTATTTGCTTTAGGAGTTATGGTTGCTGTTGGGGTTTGGTGGCAAAAAAACCAAGAAAATCAACAATTGTTTTCTGAGAAAAGTACGCCTACTGATTTATCATTGAATAATAAAGCAATCAATGAAGTAAAACTTACAGATATCTCCAAAATGCAATCAATATTAAATCCTAAACCAGATATGTCTCCATTGGAGAAAACAGGTGGCTGATAAAATCCAAGCAATCCGTGGTATGAATGATGTTTTGCCTGAAAAAACTGCATTATGGCGTTACATTGAGAATACATTTATTACCTGTCTTAGCAATTATGGCTATCAGGAAATTCGTTTTCCTCTAGTAGAAAGCACACAGCTTTTTAAACGGACTATTGGTGAAGTTACCGATATCGTTGAAAAAGAAATGTATACCTTTAATGATTTAAATGGTGACAGCATAACCCTTCGACCTGAAGGAACTGCGGGTTGCGTTCGTGCTTGTCTGGAACATGGATTGTTACACAATCAGCAACAAAAATTATGGTATTTAGGTGCCATGTTTCGTCATGAACGTCCTCAAAAGGGGCGATACAGGCAATTTACCCAATTAGGGGTAGAGACTTTTGGTGTTCCAGGAGCACAAAGCGACATAGAGCTAATTGCTCTATGTCGCAAATTCTGGACTGAATTAGGATTCGCTGATTTAGTTCAATTACAAATTAATACTCTTGGGGAGCTTTCCGAACGCCAAAACTATAAAAATATTTTGGTTGAATACCTCAACGATCATATTGATCTTCTTGATGATGACAGCAAAAGGCGATTAACTCGTAACCCATTGCGTATTTTAGACAGCAAAAATCCTGAAATGCAGCAATTAGTTGCCAATGCACCTAAGTTGATTGACGTGCTTGAAGGAAAAAGCCGTGATCATTTCCAAGCTTTTTGCGCGGGTCTGGATGCATTAGAAATTCCCTATGTTGTGAATCCCGTCTTAGTAAGAGGCCTGGATTATTATGGCCATACCGTGTTTGAATGGGTTACTGACCGTTTAGGGAGCCAGGCAACAATTTGTGCTGGTGGTCGTTATGATATTTTGGTGGAACAATTAGGCGGTAATCCTACCTCAGCTGCAGGTTTTGCATTGGGAGTGGAGCGTATTTATCTGCTGATGGAAACCCTAGAGTTACTGAAACAAGAAGCTAAAGCGAACTCCATATTTATTATTGGCACAAATGAAGAATCGATCGTTAGAGGGCTTGTAATTGCTGAGTCAATTCGTGCAGCATACCCCGCGTTAGAAGTTATTGTAAATACTGCCGGTGGTAGCTTTAAGAGCCAATTTAAGAAAGCTGATAAAAGTGGGGCTCGTTTGGCTTTAGTTTTAGGTGAAGACGAGCTTGCTAATCATAAGGTTAGTATTAAGGATTTACGCACTGGAATGGAACAGATAACTGTGGATCAAACTGCGGTTAATCAGTTTCTAAATGATTATTTGAAATAAGGTTACGTTGAGTTCAGGAGAGTGTTATGTCAGTTTATATGACAGAAGAGGAACAGTTAGAATCGATAAAAAAATGGTGGAAACGCTATGGTAATATAGTTTTCGTTATCATATCGGTAATACTTTTTAGTATTGCTGGCTATCGATATTTCACTTGGCACCAGGGTAAACTGACTCAGCAAGCGTCTATTGCTTATGAGCAAATGATGATTGCTTTATCAAATAATAATACTAAGGCGGTAAAATCTTTCGCTAATGAGCTCATCAAGGACCACAGCAAGTCTGTATATGCTGATGCGGCCCATATGACCCTTGCCAAAGTTTATGTTTCTAAAAATAAGTTGGAGCAGGCTCAAAGTGAATTACGCATTGTGGCAGATAACAGCAAATTGCGTACTTTAAAACAAATAGCGAAGATTCGTCTTGCGCGTATTCTTGTAGCGAATAAATCATATGCTAATGCACTAAGCGAGCTAAGCAAAGTTGAAGATGCTACTTATCTCCCTGTAATTAATGAATTGAAGGGTGATATATACGGCGCTACAGGAAAATACGAAGAGGCGATGAACTCTTATAAGCAAGCGATGGATGAGGTTAAGGTAAATGGAATGGGGAATTTATTTTTAGAAATGAAAACCAATGAAATTGCCGTTAAGACTCAATCGATGATTTCGGATGAAAAGAAGACTCAAGCAGCATAATGAGGTTTAGTTTGATGAAAGTTAAATTAAGTATTTTAGCTCTTTGTGTAGCCATGCAAGGATGTTCAAAAGTTGATGATTACTTATTAGGTAAGGATAATACTCCTAAGCCTAAAGAGTTGGCTGAATTACACGATAAAATTAAAGTAGCGCAGAACTGGTCTGCGCCGGTAGGCAAATCTGCTAAAAATAAAGAGTATTTAAGGCTAAAGCCAGTAATACGCGGAGGCATTATTTATACTGCTGATGCTAGCGGAATAGTACGCGCTGTCAGTAAGCGTGATGGCCAAATTCACTGGACAACCCCATTAAAGCATGGTTTGGTAAGCGGCCCGACTTTGGGCAAAGGCTATTTGGCGGTTGGCACTGATAATGCTTCAGTGGTTCTATTGAATCAGGCTGATGGCAAACAAGTGTGGCAAAAGAAAGTTTCTGGCGAGGTATTATCACCACCAGCAGTGACACACGGTAAAGTAATTGCCAAAACCATTGATGGAAAAGTTTATGCTTTTAATGCAAAAGATGGTAAGCAACTCTGGATGGCAGAACATGGCTCACCTAGTTTGATCTTAAAAGCAAGCTCTTCTCCTGTAGTTGTTGGTGGATTAGTACTAATAGGTTTTTCTGATGGAAAGATGGATGCCTATGATATTAGTAGTGGACGATTAATGTGGCAGCGCAGTATTGCTTATGCATCAGGCGCGAGCGATGTAGAGCAACTGGTTGATATTGATGCAGATCCAATTATTGATGGTAATGTTGCTTATTTGGCTAGCTACCAAGGTTATATTGGTGCTTTATCATTAAGTGATGGGCAATTTATCTGGAAAAAACCAGGCTCAGTTTATAAAAATATGCTGCTAAGTGGTAATACATTGTATGTAAGTGATAGCCATGATGTTATTTGGTCTATTAATAAGCAAAGTGGTCAGGTTAATTGGAAGCAAAAAGTGTTAAAGGCGCGAGGACTAACGGAGCCGGCACTTGTAGGTACTAATTTAGTCGTTGGCGATAAAACAGGGTATTTGCATTTTATCGATCCCCAAAATGGTGAAATGCTGGCTCGGTTTAAGGCGGCAGGTGGGGTAAGTATTTCTCCAAGCGTTACAGGACGAACGCTTTATGTGCTAACTGATAATGGAATACTTAGCAAACTATCTGTGAGTTAATATAATGGTTCCTGTAATTGCGCTGGTTGGGCGTCCTAATGTAGGTAAGTCTACGCTATTTAATCGGTTGACTAAAACCCAAGATGCTCTCGTTGCTGATTTTCCAGGCTTAACGCGTGACAGACAATACGGTCAAGCAGTTCATGGCCTTAAGTCTTATATAGTGGTCGACACGGGTGGCATTGGTGTTGATGATATTGAAGTTGATGGTTTAATGTCAAAACAGTCAACTATAGCCTTAAATGAGGCGGATATAGTTCTTTTTCTAGTTGATGGGCGTTCAGGCTTAACTGGAATCGATGAGAATATCGCCACAAACTTAAGAAAATTAAGCAAAAAGGTACATCTTGTTGTTAATAAAACTGAAGGTATTGATGATGATGTGGCTTGTGCTGATTTCCAATCATTAGGAATTAGTGATATTCATTCGATTTCATCATCGCATGGCAGTGGCATTTATTCATTACTCGATGAGGTTTTGGAGCCATTTGCTCCCCAGGTAGAGGATGAAGTAGGGGAAGAGGACGCGATCAAAATCGCCTTTGCAGGTCGTCCAAACGTAGGCAAATCAACCCTTATTAATCGTATTTTGGGTGAAGAGCGAGTCGTTGTGTATGATATGCCTGGTACAACGCGGGATAGTATTGCTATTCCTTTTACTCGAGATGAAAAACGTTACATCTTAATTGACACGGCTGGTGTGCGTCGTAAGTCACGCATTGATGAAAAAATAGAAAAGTTCTCAGTAATTAAAACTTTACAGGCTATTAAAGAGTCGAATGTTTGTTTACAACTTCTTGATGCTGATGAAGGGATTACAGATCAAGATATGAATTTACTTGGCTTTATTATTGAGTCAGGTAAAGCTTTAGTTATTGCTGTAAATAAGTGGGATGGCAAAGACGAAGAGCATAAGGAAAAAATTAAAAGCGAATTATCGAGAAGATTACATTTTGCCAGCTTTGCTAAAATTAGATTTATTTCAGCACTGCATGGCAGTGGTGTGGGAACTTTATTTAAGGACATTAATGAGGCTTATGCTTCAGCCGTACAGTCCTTTTCTACACCAAGGTTAACTCGTTTATTGCAAGATATTAGTACCAAACATACTCCACCTTGTGTTAGTGGTCGTCGTATCAAGCTTCGTTATGCACATCTTGGTGGGCATAATCCTCCTGTAATCGTTATCCATGGAAATCAGCTTGCTGATTTACCTGATAGTTATCGACGCTATTTAAATAATGAGTTTACCAAGCATTTAGGGTTGGTTGGTACTCCTTTGAAACTTGAATTTAAAGGTGGCTCAAATCCTTTTGCCGAGAAGAAAAATAAACTATCAGAGCGTCAGGTAAATAAGAAAAGACGATTAATGGCTTGGTCTAAAAAGAAAAAAGCAAAGTCAAAAAAGAAGTAATGATTGAGCTGGAAATGTAGCCCGTATTAGCGTAGTGTAATACGGGACACACACTATCTATCCATGCTATTTTATTCTCAATGTTAATACATCACAGGGTGCATGGTTTACTGTTGCATGTGCTGTACTTCCTAGCAACGAGCTTAGCCCGGAAGTTGAATGGCTACCAAGTATGACCAATTGGCAATTCAATTCTTTCACTTTACTAAAGATATGTTCCTTCACGGAGCCAACTTCCACAAATTGTTGTTCGGCTGGGATATGAAGACTCTCACCAAGTAATGATAAAACCGTTTGTGCATCATCTTTGGTCGGGTTTACTAATTCAGTAAATCCAAGCCCCTGAGCTAACTGAAAACTGGCAGGTAGCTCAATTACATGTAAAAGATATAATTGGGCATTAAGTTGTTTTGCTATTTCCACTGCTTTTTCAGCGAGATGGCTATGTTCTTTAAGTAAGTCCGTAGCAAATAAGATATTGTTATACATGGCATCCCTCGCAGTTAATATGTTCTTTATTTTGAAGTGTAGTCGATTTAGGCTGAGTGGTAAACGTTTATGGAGAAGTGGTTAATGTGAATTAAGAGGATAAATAATGTAGATTGGGCCCATGGCCGATATTTCCTCTTAAAAAGAAGAAGTATTAATGATGGCATCTAATTTTAATGAGCAGATGAGAAACGTCAGGCCAGGGGCCCGACCTACAATAGTACTATTTTGATAGTAATCAGTAGTTGTAATCAGGTAGTGTATTTACTGATGATCCGCTTATACCAGCTCGTCACAAAGAGCTTCTTGTTCTATTGTCTCTGTAAGGAGGGAGGGTAGAATTGTAATGTGAGGCTTATTTTTCATCAGCATATTTATTAAATTAATTCCACACACCTCAGAAAGTGGCTGGAGCACAAAATCTCTTGATGTAATATAAGGATGAGGAATTGTCAGATTATTAATCTGAATTGTTCTATCGCCATAAGTAAGGATATCTATATCAATAATCCTGGGCCCCCAACGTTTTTTGCGTACCCGGCCTTGCTGTTTTTCAATTTTTTGGCAGGCTCTTAATAACTGTAAAGGCGCTAAGCTAGTACGGATTTCAACTACTGCATTACAAAAATCTTGTTGGCCTTGTAAACCCCAAGCCTTAGTCCAATGAAAACGCGATACTTTAGTTAGTGAGGTAGATCTTAAGGCACTGATGGCACGGATGGCACATCGGAGTTGGCGTTCAGGTGATTTTTGATTTGAACCCAACCCGAGATAACATATATTCATTTTGGTGTAGTGGCTTTAGGTTTTCTACGACGTCTGCTTTTTTTGGCTGGTGAGCCGGCATTAAGTTCCGCCACCATTTTATTACGAACCTCCTCACTTGCCTCTTGGAATGAGGTCCACCATTGTGCCAGTTCCATTGACTCGTCGCCTGCCAGCGCGCGCAAGGCCATGAAATCATAAGCAGCTCTAAATCGTGGATGCTGTAATAAGTTAAATGCTCTACCACCCAAGCGTTTGACGAAACGGTACTGTAATAACCATATTTCTCGAATAATCTGGGTGTAACGCTTAGGAATTGAAATGATTTTATTTTGTTCTGCAATAACAATAGACATCGCTTTTTCTACAGCAGGTAAGGGGTCCATACCGGAGCTTTGTAATTGTTTTGAGCGCTCAATCATTGGGAACCATAAGATCACTGCAAACAAAAAGGCAGGAGTTACTGGTTTGTCATCCTGAATTCGCGTATCTGTATTTTCAAGGGCAATCGCTAATAAGGCATTAACAGGGTACTGGCTATTAAATAGAGCGTTTGTTTGGGGGCATAAGTGCTGGAATAAGCCATATTGCATCAGTAATTTCTGTACGGTTTCAGCATTTCCACACTGATACAACTTAGTCATTTCATCGAATAAACGAGAGTTAGAGACATGTGTAATCAATGAACTAATTTCAGGAAATGGGGCTTCAGTCTCTGGAGCTAGATTAAAATGCAATTTGGCACTAAATCGTATGGCGCGCAGCATTCTTACTGGATCTTCCTTATAACGGGTTACGGGATCGCCAATCATGCGGATAAGTTTATCCTGAACGTCCTTAA
Above is a genomic segment from Legionella lytica containing:
- the pilW gene encoding type IV pilus biogenesis/stability protein PilW, translated to MVVKARYSFGIALCLLLQACTHNNGASEQQILKKPDLTKAAAYNVQLGLGYLKQGDRPRAKKKLLTALEQEPKSVDANSAMAYYFEQTSEPLQAKTFYLKALSLAGNAGAQLNNYGAFLCRQGDYKQAEFYFLKAAADLRYVHTAGAYENAGLCALSVDQVEQAKPYFIKALNQDPSRKVSFYELVKIETKSGHNASAYALIQNHADLVLNDRTLLFLAKEVAEKAGQYDVAAMYKQTIKKMDPNLDIGGANNEYNNHA
- the hisS gene encoding histidine--tRNA ligase, with the protein product MNDVLPEKTALWRYIENTFITCLSNYGYQEIRFPLVESTQLFKRTIGEVTDIVEKEMYTFNDLNGDSITLRPEGTAGCVRACLEHGLLHNQQQKLWYLGAMFRHERPQKGRYRQFTQLGVETFGVPGAQSDIELIALCRKFWTELGFADLVQLQINTLGELSERQNYKNILVEYLNDHIDLLDDDSKRRLTRNPLRILDSKNPEMQQLVANAPKLIDVLEGKSRDHFQAFCAGLDALEIPYVVNPVLVRGLDYYGHTVFEWVTDRLGSQATICAGGRYDILVEQLGGNPTSAAGFALGVERIYLLMETLELLKQEAKANSIFIIGTNEESIVRGLVIAESIRAAYPALEVIVNTAGGSFKSQFKKADKSGARLALVLGEDELANHKVSIKDLRTGMEQITVDQTAVNQFLNDYLK
- the bamB gene encoding outer membrane protein assembly factor BamB produces the protein MKVKLSILALCVAMQGCSKVDDYLLGKDNTPKPKELAELHDKIKVAQNWSAPVGKSAKNKEYLRLKPVIRGGIIYTADASGIVRAVSKRDGQIHWTTPLKHGLVSGPTLGKGYLAVGTDNASVVLLNQADGKQVWQKKVSGEVLSPPAVTHGKVIAKTIDGKVYAFNAKDGKQLWMAEHGSPSLILKASSSPVVVGGLVLIGFSDGKMDAYDISSGRLMWQRSIAYASGASDVEQLVDIDADPIIDGNVAYLASYQGYIGALSLSDGQFIWKKPGSVYKNMLLSGNTLYVSDSHDVIWSINKQSGQVNWKQKVLKARGLTEPALVGTNLVVGDKTGYLHFIDPQNGEMLARFKAAGGVSISPSVTGRTLYVLTDNGILSKLSVS
- a CDS encoding universal stress protein, producing the protein MYNNILFATDLLKEHSHLAEKAVEIAKQLNAQLYLLHVIELPASFQLAQGLGFTELVNPTKDDAQTVLSLLGESLHIPAEQQFVEVGSVKEHIFSKVKELNCQLVILGSHSTSGLSSLLGSTAHATVNHAPCDVLTLRIK
- a CDS encoding helix-turn-helix domain-containing protein; the encoded protein is MSTITTLDDNTIVHAINPGAQLASIREQKGYTVDYVADKLHLRSRIIELIESNEFSSLPGAVFTKGYLRAYAKLLDVSPEPYLAVFNERYAPEKKTDRALWQQTKREPNKAEHLIRWVTILFALGVMVAVGVWWQKNQENQQLFSEKSTPTDLSLNNKAINEVKLTDISKMQSILNPKPDMSPLEKTGG
- the folK gene encoding 2-amino-4-hydroxy-6-hydroxymethyldihydropteridine diphosphokinase, whose protein sequence is MNICYLGLGSNQKSPERQLRCAIRAISALRSTSLTKVSRFHWTKAWGLQGQQDFCNAVVEIRTSLAPLQLLRACQKIEKQQGRVRKKRWGPRIIDIDILTYGDRTIQINNLTIPHPYITSRDFVLQPLSEVCGINLINMLMKNKPHITILPSLLTETIEQEALCDELV
- a CDS encoding YfgM family protein — protein: MSVYMTEEEQLESIKKWWKRYGNIVFVIISVILFSIAGYRYFTWHQGKLTQQASIAYEQMMIALSNNNTKAVKSFANELIKDHSKSVYADAAHMTLAKVYVSKNKLEQAQSELRIVADNSKLRTLKQIAKIRLARILVANKSYANALSELSKVEDATYLPVINELKGDIYGATGKYEEAMNSYKQAMDEVKVNGMGNLFLEMKTNEIAVKTQSMISDEKKTQAA
- the pcnB gene encoding polynucleotide adenylyltransferase PcnB, with the translated sequence MLKRNRANTDPVSTAYIIPRNHHSISKADISSNALKVLNRLNGSGFQAYIVGGSVRDLLLNKAPKDFDVATNATPNQIKSLFRNGRIIGRRFKLVHVLFHREIIEVATFRGHAALDESQQTNERGMLVRDNTFGSLDEDAWRRDFTINSLYYNVVDSSIIDFTGGVKDVQDKLIRMIGDPVTRYKEDPVRMLRAIRFSAKLHFNLAPETEAPFPEISSLITHVSNSRLFDEMTKLYQCGNAETVQKLLMQYGLFQHLCPQTNALFNSQYPVNALLAIALENTDTRIQDDKPVTPAFLFAVILWFPMIERSKQLQSSGMDPLPAVEKAMSIVIAEQNKIISIPKRYTQIIREIWLLQYRFVKRLGGRAFNLLQHPRFRAAYDFMALRALAGDESMELAQWWTSFQEASEEVRNKMVAELNAGSPAKKSRRRRKPKATTPK
- the der gene encoding ribosome biogenesis GTPase Der; this encodes MVPVIALVGRPNVGKSTLFNRLTKTQDALVADFPGLTRDRQYGQAVHGLKSYIVVDTGGIGVDDIEVDGLMSKQSTIALNEADIVLFLVDGRSGLTGIDENIATNLRKLSKKVHLVVNKTEGIDDDVACADFQSLGISDIHSISSSHGSGIYSLLDEVLEPFAPQVEDEVGEEDAIKIAFAGRPNVGKSTLINRILGEERVVVYDMPGTTRDSIAIPFTRDEKRYILIDTAGVRRKSRIDEKIEKFSVIKTLQAIKESNVCLQLLDADEGITDQDMNLLGFIIESGKALVIAVNKWDGKDEEHKEKIKSELSRRLHFASFAKIRFISALHGSGVGTLFKDINEAYASAVQSFSTPRLTRLLQDISTKHTPPCVSGRRIKLRYAHLGGHNPPVIVIHGNQLADLPDSYRRYLNNEFTKHLGLVGTPLKLEFKGGSNPFAEKKNKLSERQVNKKRRLMAWSKKKKAKSKKK